The genomic interval CGGGCGAGGTGACGGTCCCCGggtccccgcggcggcggggacgTGCGCGGGGCGCGGGGTTGGGTTACTCCCTCGGCTATTTCGGGGCTGGAACATTCCtagcggggccggggccgcacGCGGAGACGCCGGGAGCTGGCAGGGACCCTCCTGCACCACGTCCCCACGGCCAGGCACCCCGGGGAGGTGTCGCCTCCGGTCCCTGGACCTGGGCAGGATGCAGCCCCCGTGCCACCCCCCACCACGCTTTGCAACCCACGCGGCCCCTTTAAATATTTGGCAAATAGGAAATAAGTGTAATATAATTTCCTCGGTGTTATAATTTAAGATTAATCCATATTGTTATGGCACTAAATAAATGCTGTAATATTGAAATGCAGTTCAAATTAGCTTGACAGAGTGCCAGAAGTACAATTAAAACGTTATCCGATGGGTAATCACACGGCAGTCGCTCCGTGCTAAGTGCCACTCGCAAGCTGTTGGCTTTCGACggagggaaggggaggctgGAGCTGCCGAGAGGCCGCGCGCGCTGCCGCACGCTTGCACGCTCGCCGGGGCCGTGCGCCGCACCGGGGCCGCGTGTGCACACCCCGCTCGGCGCCACGCTGCTTGCACGGGGCTCGCGAGGACGGTGCACGCTGCCTGCGCGGCCGCTGCACGCGGCTCGGTGCACGCTCCTTGCACGATTGAGGCGCGCCGTCGGTGCACGCTGCTCGGTGCGTTGCCGCCTGCGCGGCCGGCACGGACGACTCGCACACCCGATGCACGACTTGCACACCGGACTTGCACACCGGACTTGCACACCGGACGCAGGCGGCTTGCAAAGCCCAGAGGCCATTTTGGGAGAAGCCGCGAGCCCGGCACGGGCTGGGACCACGGGGAAGCCGGGGAAAGCCCAGGGGGTCCCGGCGTCCCACCCCACGCAGCCCCACAGGGGCCTGGTGTCCCACGGAGGCCAAGCACGTGGACCCCCCCTGGGGAACCCCCCAAAACTTGGGGCCCACGGTGACCCCGTATCACGTGCAATCCCCTGCGAAGCATCACACCCGTGGGGTCCCGGGCTGCCCGTGCACAAAGCGGGAGGGAGCAACCCCGAGGGGCTGCGAGGACTcgtcccttccctccccccggGGTCAGGGGACCCCAGCACCCAGTGGGGTCGGATCCTGCCCCAGGGGGATGCTGCGGGGCAGGCAGGGCGGCAGGCAGGGCCACGCTGTGCCCATCTGTTTCGTTTTACGGAGCGGATAAAGAAGAACTCCAAGAATGAGATTATTGGGTGAGTGTTTATTTACCgcggggggcggtgggggggggggcggggggatgcAGCCCGTGTGAATCTCTGCAGTCACTGAATCGCCAAAtcctgctatttttattttccgCTGTAATTCCCCGCTCGGCTGTCGCGTATCGCTGCCATCAGCGCCGGGAGAGgaagcagctggggggggggacggggacattCTGGCTGAGGGGGTCCCGAGGAGCTGGGGGTGCCCAGAGGGGCACCCAAATGCTCCGTGGAGCCTGTCCGCACCCCTCGTCCCCATCTCAGGGATCAGCCATGCACGCGGCGCTTGGTCCACGGAAATCGGTGGTGGCACTGCCGGCGGGACTGCCCCCAACCCCCCCCGCAAGGGACCCCCCCCAGGTCAGACAGCCCTGGGGGTGCAGGGACAGGAGGCAAAGGCCGGGTGCCCGCAGCCCAGGGTGCTGAGACCCCCTTCACCCCCCCAGTTTGGGGCAATCAGCACATTTACCGGCGGTGACCGGGGCTCACGGCAGCTGCCCGGATCACGCCGCGCGGCTGCTCGAGCTGTCCGTCCCCCCCAGGCCCAGCGTGCAGCGGCGTCTCCGCACGGATCCAGCTAATCGCTAACGAACAGATGAAACCACTCTAGGGTAATTCCACAGGATCTGGGGTTCTCCGCATCCCGCTCTTCCCGCCGGACACGCGTGCGCGCGTGCGTGTGTGTCCCTGGCCACCCCGGCACGAGTGTGGCTAACGAGGAGCAGACGAGTTAAtctcaaaatctgttttaactTTGAcacctactttttaaaatgcagcacatgcggcggcgcggccgggctGGCACGCGGTGCCGAGCGGGGGAGCTGGGAGCCCCCGTGCCGCGGCCGTGCCGGAGCCATGCCGGTGCTATGCCGCGGCCTCCCAGCCCCTCGTCAGACCCCGTCTTCGATCGTTAATGAGGAAGCTGCGATACGGAGCGGCTGCAGCGCCGGCACCCAGCCCCAAATCGCCACCCCGGCCGGGGGCCACCGTCCCCACCTGCCCCCCGCCATCCCTCCCCTCAGCCGCGCCGGGGAACCGCACAGCGCCCGGCCTGCAACTTAATCCAGGGAGGGGGACAGCTGCGGGAGCCCAGCCGGCCGCCAGCGCCACGCCGCCGGCTCACCGCTCTGTCCACCGTCGCTGGCACGCACACCTGCACCGGGATGCGTACCCGCACCACCACGGCTGGGCTGCACACCGGCACCCGGCTGCAAACTGGCACCGCCACGGCCGGGCTGCACACCCGCACCAGGATGCAAACCAGCACCGGGCTGCGAACTGCCCTGGCCAGGCTGCAAACCGGCACCACCGGGGTCAAGCTGCGCACCGGCACCGGGCTGCACACCGGCACCGCCGCGGCAGCGGTGCTCCCGGCAAAGCCCGGCGCTTGTGCGAGCCCCCCCCGGCGCTGTTACACATTGCAATGTGCCGAGGGCTCCGCCGCGGTGACAAACAGCCCGACGCGATTTCAACTATGTATTAGTCCATAAAAACGTCAGAAGGGCAAAAATTGAGGCCCCGGCATAAAGCATGGGCTCGGCCGAGCCTCGGCCGAAGCTTCCCGCCCCCCCACCCGTGGCGGGGGCGTTGGGACCACCGGCCCCGCTCGGCACAGGCGTGCCAGGGCGGTGGGACCGCGGCCCCCAGCCGGGCTGCGTCCCCGGCAGCGCCACGATCAGGGAGCGAGGGCTGCACCCTGGGCTGGGCTCCCGGCAGCGCCgggggtccccgtcccccctGACCCGCCAGCACCGGGCACAGCCGCGGTTCCTCACGCGCTGGCCCCCAGCGCCGTCTCGTGCCATCATTTGCATGGTCCCGGTGCCAAAACCAGACGCAAACCGAAGCATTTGTTTGCAATAACTGCGCAGCCCTGAATTATGGCTTTAATAAAATCAAGCTAAACAGTTTTTATCTCCCCTTCCCAGGGCGGCCTCCGGCCCCCGGCACTCGGCAAAGGCTCCTGGGAGGTGTAGTCCGGCCCGCCGGCGGGAGCCATTTGGGGGAGCGTGGCCGGAGCCCCCCCTGGCCGGCGCGGTGCCCCAAGGCTGCCGCGTgccgcgccggccccgccaCCGCCACGGCCGCCCGGCAAACCGCGGGCTGGCTTTATTTGCTGGGTGGGGTAATTATCAATCATCGGCGTTAATTACCGCTCCGCGCGCTGCCACGGCTCCCGGCCCCATGGCACGGCCGTGCCGCGGGGACGCCGGGGTGCCGGGCCTGGGGACCCTCCTCCCGCCGGCCCCAGCACCGCGCTGGGCActaaattatcatttttatttgctcaagCAACGTTCCCGTACGCGCGGGAGCCTCCGAGCGCGGCTCGCCGGGATCGGCTCCGGCTGCGCCGGCCCTGCCAAAGCCGGGAATATTTTTAGCTCTTTCTGTTGTTGGGTTtggcttctctctttttttttttttttttttttttttaaggcaagttTCTGCCGGGGTATTTTTAGCCTGATCCATGTTATTTTAACAACCTCCATTGCATTCGGGCTCCCATGTGTCGCCCAGGCCCCGGCGGACGCGAGGgtccggccgccgccgccacggGGATACCGCCACGCCGAGAAGCCAGAGGGAAGCCAGCGGCACCCCAGCGCCGGCGTCCCCCGGGGATCCCCACCCCCGGCCACCACGAGCCGAGAGGGGCCGAGCCCCCACCCCGGTCCCCCACCCCGGGGACGGGCACCGAGCCCCCATCCGGGTCCCCCACACCCCAAAGCTGGGGAGAGGCCAgggtggccccccccccccccccccaagcctggCGGTGGTCCCGGGGGGCCCGGCCGCAGCGCGGGGGCCGCCAGCACAAAGCGAAACCGCCCCGGCTGCGGGCCCGATCCGGCGCCGCCTCCCCGGCaccccccggtgcccccccgcTTTCCGCCTCCTTCCAGGAGCCGCGGGCCCCCGCCGCCACCCCCCCGCGCCGGCCCGGCCGTGCCCCCCGCCCTAATCCACGCACTAATTGTAATCCCATTAAAGCAGATATAATTTTATTAGTATTCACAGCTCATCAAGGCGGCGACAATAACCGGCGCTGCCGCCGTGCCGCGGCGAGAAAACCGCCTGCGCCGGCGGGAAGCGGGGGGCCCCAGGCAGCGCCGTGCCGAGCCGGCACGCTGCTCACCGGATCCGGCCCTGCTCCCGCTTCGGCTCCGTCCCGGAGCTCGGTGGCAGCAGACGGGCTTCCCGCTGCCTGCGCCCCGCTGGCCGCCCCTGCACCCTCGaagcccccctccccgcgccgtGCACCCCGCTTTAGGCACCCTGCGCCCCGCTTTAACCCTGCACGGCCACAGCCGAGCGGCCTCCGCGCACGCCGCCGCAGACAAAGCCGAGCGAGCGGGCAGCGCGCGCCGCGGATGCCGGCGCGGTGGCCGGATCCGGCGAGCCCCATCCCGGTGCCGGCACGGTTGGCCGCGCCGTGCTCGGCCGCGCGGCGCGCTTTGTCCGTCTCCGGCAGGACACCAGCTGCAGAGGCGAACGCACGCCCTGCAAACCCCTTCTCACCCTGACACTTCGGCGCTTTATATAGAGCCGGGGTTTGCTGACCTTTCCCCACCGCCGCTGCCGCACCACGGCAccgccgcgccggccccgcGCATAACGGCCTCCTTGTTCGCCCAGAAAACGCTTCCTTGTTCAGGCACCGGGATCTCGCCGGGCCGGCCCGGGGGTCGCGCTCCTCCCGCGCCGGCAGAACGGGCGAGCGGGGAAATGCCCCCCCGTGTACGTcagcccccacccccaaaaccaccgGGCGCGGTGACAGCGGGATCAGCACAAAGGGGAGGCCGAGCCCCCCGGTGTCGTGCCGGACCCCCGcgcccctcccggccccccgcgccgcggccgccccggcccctcTGACCTGTGTGCGTGGCCATGGAGATGGGCGCGGGGAAGTACTTGGTGGGCTGGAAGTGTCCGGGGGGCTGCACGGCACCGTGTGCCGAACCCGCCACGCGCCCCGTGCCGTGCCGGTGGCCCAGGCCGCCCCGCTCCGACAGCagccgcggcgggggcgcgAAGTCACGGCCGTCCATGCCGGGGGCACCCACCCACCCGCGCGCTGCCCACGGGGGGCACGGCGGGACGCCGACGCGGCTCCTCGGCGCGGCCGGCGATCCTCAGCGCCGCGGCGGGCCGGGTTCGGTGGCGGCGTGCCGCGCTCCGCGCCGGGGCTCCCGGCTCATCCTCCGCTCCTGGcgcaagggagagaaaggagagcgTGAGAGCACGGCCAGGCCGGCGGggttccgccccccccccccccccccaacacctcCCCAGGGCCCCCGTTCCCCCCAGCGCACGGGTCCCCAGTTTCCCCAGTACACAGCCCCCTTTTTCTCCGGTATCCCCGGTGCACGGGCTCCCCGATTTCCCCGGTACCGCTCATTCACGGTCCCTGATTTCCCCGCCATCCCCgcagcacagccccccccccccgctccccatTTCTCCACTACCCCCGGTTCCCAATTTCCCCAGTAACCCCCACGCACGAGCCCCAGTTTGCCCAGTacacggccccccccccgtttCCCGGGTACTCCCGGAGCACGGCCCCGGCCTCCCCGGCCGCGGCTCTCCCCGGGGCCCGGCCCCGTTCCCCCCCCGCTCGggccccggtgccccccccccacccctgccgCCGTTCCGGGGCCCTTGTGCCCCCGGTGCACGGCCCCGTCCTTCCCCGCCGCTCGGGCCCCGGTTCCCCGGTGCTCGACTCTTTTACATTTCCCCCGCCCCGGTGCTCGGGCCCTcggtttccccccccccccccccacccccggtgCACCGACCGTAGTTCCCCGGTGCTCGGAGCCCGGTTGCCCTCGCTGTGCGCGGGGCCCCGtctccccccccagctccccggtGCACGGAGCCTTCCTCTCCCCCGGGCTCGCCCGGCCCCGGTTCCCCGCCGCACGgcccctcctctccccggcttcttcccctccccgcttccctccgccgcggccgccgcgctccccggTATTTCCCCGGTGCTCGGGGTTTTTACGTGTCgcccgtccccccccccttctccggTACACGACCCCGGTACCGGCTCCCCTCCACGCCCCACCGGAGCCCGCCCGAAGCCGAGCATAAGGCCGCCCGGTGCGCCGGGCCCGCCGGGGCATTGTTCTCGGcagcgccggggccggcgggcccGATCCGGCGGAGAGACCGagccccgccggggccggggccggggccgcggcgaACAAAGGGGCGCGGAGCAGCGAGCGCGGCCGGGGGCCACCGGTTTCCCacccatccccccccccccccccgctccacGGAccggggctgcgggcggcggAACGAGCGCGGCCGTAttgtggtgggggggggggggggggcggcggagggcagccccggggaaaaaaaaaaaaaaaaaaaaaaaagaaaaaaatacacgGACAGccgggaggggggaggaaaaaaaaaaaaaaaaaaaacaaaacaaaaaacaaaaacaaaaaacacaaacaacaaaaacaacaaggaaaaaaaagtgtggtttttttgaataaaattgaagcaaagcaaaaaaaaaaaaaagcaattttttcttttaaggtaaaacaacaacaacaaaaaaatgataATGCAATGCAAAAAATTTTAATGGGAAATCGTTTAAGGGAAAAACATTTGACGCGAAAAAATTTCAATGCAAAAAAAGGTTCGACGCGAGAAATGTTTTAATGCGCAAAATTTTAAGGCAGGGGTTTTTAAcgccaagattttttttttattttattttattaaggcCAAAAATACTGTAACGTAAAAAAATTAAcgccccctcccccaaaaaatagtattttaataccaaaatataaattaacgccaaaaaaaaaaaaaatattgtaacgccccaaaaaaaagccaaaaaaatatttcaatgcaaaaaaaaaaaaaaaaaatgccgGAGAAAAATTAAGGcgcccaaataaaaaaaaaaaaaaaaaaaaaaaaaagaaaaacagaataaacccTACCAAAGCGCCCCCCGAAATTCCAATaacccccccaaacacccccacCGATCACCCCGACCACCGCAGTTACTTACCGGAGGGGCGTTCCGCGCGCGGGGCGAGTGCGGTCCCGCCGGCGCGGGGCGGCCCTGGCGGGGTGCGCAGCGTGCTCCTGCCGGTGCCCGTGCACTGCCCATGCAccggctgctcctgcagcaaagggaaccgggggggggggggggggggggggtgggtggggggggttggaaagggggggggtgggagggtggggggggggggggggaccccgcCGCGCCTCCCCGCTCACGCCGCGCACTCCGCCGAGGCGACGCGCCCCGCATGCTAATAAGCGCGTGCCccccgcgcgcgcgcgcgcgcgcgcgcccccGGTGATTGGCCGCCGCGCGGCGCTCGCGCCCCGCCGGCTTGCAatcccctcccctcttcctctcccactcctctcccctccgCGCGCCCGGCGTCAAGGGAAGCCTTTCCTATTGGCTGGCTCCCCGCCAGCCGCCTGCCAATCAGAACGCGGCGAGGGTGGAGACACTCGACGGCGGCGCCTAATTCAAGCCCGGCGGATgaatggggaggggagggaggagggaggagcgcGCATGCGCCGCGCAGCGCAGCGGCGGGGGTGTTGCGTTGCAGCGGGGGTTGCATTGCACCGAAGGTGCAATGCAACCCCCGCTGCAACGCAACaccctccccccctcctcccccgcccccgggTGCTGATTGGCTGGCCGCCCGCCAGCCCGCTGTCAATCACGCAGTGTAAACAAGGCGCTGATTGGCCGGCCCCTACCAACAGCGAGCACGGGCCCCGCGCGCGGTTTCAAGGCGGCCCCCGGccgggaaaagggaagggaagggaaaggtggggggggggaagaaccGAGGACGGTTTCtaggctccccccccccgggcagaCCCCGAGGGCCGGGAGCGGCGCGGGGGAGATCAAAGGCGGCGGCGAGAGGGGAACGGGCCGGAGTCCGCCACCGGCTCCGCCGCACTGCCGGCAggtcggggggggggccagggggttataaggggggggggggacacgcagGACTGCAACGCTGGGGGGCCCTGCGAGGTGGAGGTTTGCGGTGttggcggggcggggggtccTGCGGTGCGAAGTTGGGGGGGCTGTGcaatgtggggggggggggtgcagtgCTGGGGGGCTGTGCGGGGCGATGTTGGGGGGGCTGTGCAATGGGGAGGTGCAATGTTGGGGGGCTGTGCAATGTGGGGGGTGTGTGCAATGCTGGGGGGCCGTGCGGGGCGATGTTGGGGGGCTGTGCAGTGAGGGAGTGCAATGTTGGGGGGCCGCGCAGTGTGTGCGGGGGTGCAGTGTTAAGGGGGCTGCGCAATGGGGGGGTGCAATGCTGGGGGGCTGTGCAGTGTGGACGGGGGTGTGCAATGCTGGGGAGCCGTGCAATGTGTGTGGGGGTGCAGTGTTAAGGGGGCTGTGCGATGGGGGTTGCAATGCTGGGGAGCCCTGTGGTGCAATGTTGGGAGGCTATGCGATGCAGAGGGGGGACTGTGCGATGTTGGGGGGCCgtgcagtgtgtgtgtgggtgcaATGTTAAGGGGGCTCTGCGGTGCAATGTTGGGGGACTGTGCAACGTGGGAGGGGGGTGTGCAATGCTGGGGGGGGTGCAATGTTAAGGGGGCTGTGCAATGGGGGGAGTTGCAATGCTGGGGGGCCCTGCGGTGCAATGTTGGGGGGCTGGCTGTGCAatgtgggggggggagtgtgcAATGCTGGGGAGGCCACGGGGtgcaaggtgggggggggggcagtgcaATATTAAGGGGCTGTACGATGCAGGGGGGCTGCACGGGATGAGGGGAGCCAGGGGCCATGCATCCCCCAGGACCGTGCAACGGGAAGGGCGGCGAGCAGGCGGCGGAGGCAGAGGAGCGGTGGGGAGGCCGGGGCCGGTACCGGGAGCAGCGGGGGCTGACGGTGCCTGCCACCGCGGGTCCCCAGCAGGGCGCTGCaggttggtttctttttttcaaaataaaaggacGTAATTGATTGAAAATGCTCAAATAAATCTAAATAACTTGTAAAAGCTATTAGATTACAACGGAGCTATTCATTACGCCGGGACGACAATCGAGTTAGGAGGGCGAGCGGCCAGGGGACGCGGCACAGCCCGTGGGGACCCTCCGGCATCACGGCCGCACCGCGCCCCGGCACCGCACGGACAGACCCGCGCACACCGGGACGTACGGACGCAGCACGCTCCCGCACCCCCCGGGATGGGGCACAAGGCCAGCCGGCCGGGGCCAGCCGGCTGCACCGCAGGGCACAGCCCTGGCACACGCTCTAGTGCAGGGGGAcgtgcagctgcagcagggagcgATGCACAGGGACACACGGACACACGCCCAGAGGGACGCGTGCCCAGCCTCCTCCACGGCCGCGGTGCGAAGGCTGCGGTGCCGGTAGGCACCGGCGCGgtgcaggcagcgctgcccggGGTGAGCACCGCGGTGCCGCGGGCCCGTCGGCGCAGCGGGGATTTCTCCTCCACCCGGGTGAGGAgtggggcggggggccgggTTGTGGGAGGGGAGACGTGCTGGGACCCTCCGGGGATGGACCTTTGCTGCATGCTGCCCCCcgaaaagctctttttttttttttcctggattatTTTCCCTGTGGCGTTTCAATGCAGCTGCcggagcagagcagcctggcCGGCACAGGCTGAGCTCTGCGGCCAGGTCTGGGGCTCCCACTCGCCTGGGGAAACCTGCcgtggggagcagggctggctgcatcCTGACCATCCTGGGGAGCATCTTCCCATGGATGTTCACAGCAGTGCCGAGCCGCAGCCCATAGTCACCCCTGCGCTCTGGGAAACGGGCTAAAAACATCCCCGTTGGATCCCTCTCCATCCAAGAAAGGATTCCGGCCTGATAAATAACATTACGGATTAACCCAGCGCACGGAAGCAACGCCGAGCGGCAGCGTGAGGCAAATCCCGGCGTTGGGGTAACGGTGTGCCGGGTGCCAGCAGCCCGGTGGGTTGGGGCCGGCATATTGTTCGGCTGCTGGTGGTTGGGGAGCGCTTGGAAATGATTTCTTACTGGAAAAACCgaagaagaacaaaaagaaaaaccccaaaagcgGCTGTGAGGCTCTTCTTTCCCCCAGTGagcaccggggcggggggagcaggagtgagcagaccccccccccccccgtgagcaaacccccccccccatgggcAGATTCCCTGGGGGGCACCCTCCCCACCAGTGGGTATACATCCCCCgtgggcagccccccccccccgcgtggGCTCCCCGAGCGAGCTTGATCAATGAAGCGAGCCCAGACAAGTGCAATTAAAGCCAGTTTAATGACGGCCCCCCCTCTCACAGAtacccaccccccccgcccccgtaGCCGCCTTTGTCCGCGCCCGGGGCGGCCCCACCGGGACCGGAGACAAAGGGCGGCGGGAGGGGCCCGGTCCGCGGAGCCCCGGGACGGGGCTCCGCGGACCGGGCCCCTCCCGCCGCCCATTGTCGGGGCCGGGCCGAGCTCTCCGCCCCTTCCcgacccccccccggccggccccCCCCAGagaccaggagctgctgctggatgagccctgcacagctcccagccctgcgcCGCTGCTGCATGCATGCACCGTGCTCAGCCCCAAAGCCCTGCACCGCTGCTGCGTGCATGCATGGTGCTCGTCGTGTcatgtgtgtgtccccccccccccccccccgagtccTGCACCTGCGTTGCTCCCACCTGGGTGCATGGGCCGCACGTTGCTGCAGCTCCCGGGCTTTGCCGCGCGGCGCCGGTGCGTGCGTGGCGCGGCGCCCGCAGGGAGCGTTTGCGCCACTGGCCCTGCATGCTGCTGCACGGCTGCGTCGTGGCCggcagcaggagccaggctgcGGCCGTGCCATCGCAGAGCACCCTGAACGCGGAGGAACCCTTGGGTGGGCAAGAGAGGACCCTGAGGAAGGGGGTGCGGTGGCagaggcaggggctgcaggcagggcactgCCTGTCCCTGCGCAGGGGGGTCTTCCTCTGGCCTGGCCACGTTTGGGGGTGCAGCGAGGAGGCTGCGACCGGCATGCTGGCACCCCGACCCGGCATGGTCCCCAGCTCCTCCGCCTGCCTGGCTGGAGCCGCTGTCCCAGGAGCGGGCACCTGCCCCGGCCGTTTCGGTGCTTCATCCTCACGGGAGCTGCCGACCCCCCCTGGAAAGGGTCAGCCCCGAGCCAGGGCCAGAGCAACCCCCTGCTCTCCCTGGTCCTCCCTGGCACTGCCATGGTGGGACCCCCCGGTTGATGTGACCCCGCTGCTGCCCACGCACGGCCCGTCCCAGGCCTCtgcggcacggcacggcacggcacgaCATGGCGCAACGCAGGCGGCTCAGCCTCCTGGCGCACGGGGCAGGCGGGTTTCCAGCTGGCCGCAGGTTTGCCGTCGTGTTGCAAGGCCGTCTGCGACCAAGGGTCGTGTTTGCAGATGCGGAGGGAAGAGGCAGCTCAGCGCTGCCATCGCCTCCGCTCCCAGCCTGGGGACGTTGTCCCCCTGCCCGGTGGCCCGGGGAGGTTTctgcgggcggggggcggcgggggagggcaCAGAGCCGCAGCCGCTCTGGGGTcccaaggaaaaaggaaggaacttAACTCCCATTAACTGTCCCATTGTATCGGCCGTGGTAATAATCGGGTTTGCTAATGCAATTGCTGCTGCGATGCGAAAATCCTACTGGAAAATGTATTAGAGCAATTATCCGTCTCACTCCGCAGCCGGGTGTAGCATTAATATTCAATTTTGATGTGGAAGTCCTATTATGTTAATGACTTCGGTGACAAAAGTCGTTAATGTAAGACGTTTCCTTTATGGCGCGGCATTAGCCGGGGTGAATACCACCGCGACACCGGTGCGCATGGTGGGATTGAACGGTGCACGCCGCGAGGGCGGCAGGCCGGGGCCGCGGTGCTGCGGGGGGGGAGCTGGGCCGGGCCCCCTCCCCTGGCTCTGCACGGACCCTCGCTTCTCCGTCGGAGCAGCCGCTTTCCCTGGCACACGGTGCTGCCAGTGCAAGGGACAGCCGGTGCACGGGGCCGTGCAGGAGGGCTGTGCCGGGGGCACGCCGGCAGCGGGGGCACAGCAGCAGCGGGCTGTGCCGGGGCCCCGAGGAGGGCGCGGGGCGGATTAGCTGCGCCGCAGCGCATCCGGCAGCGGCACTCCCTCTGCCGCAGATGCCCTCCTTTGTTCTCTCCCCGAGCCAGGGGAGATGCACCGGCGCTTCCCCGCCTGCCAGAGAGCACGGCGGTGTTGGCCCGGGGCTCGCCGGCATCCCTGACTCCCCCCGTAACACCGGGGCTGcccccctgcctggctgctgcggtgctgctgcctgcggTTTGGGCAGCGTCACAGCCAGGCCTGGACGGATGGATGGACGGACGGCTCTTCC from Aquila chrysaetos chrysaetos chromosome 5, bAquChr1.4, whole genome shotgun sequence carries:
- the LOC115341307 gene encoding translation initiation factor IF-2-like, with protein sequence MPGAPTHPRAAHGGHGGTPTRLLGAAGDPQRRGGPGSVAACRAPRRGSRLILRSWRKGEKGERESTARPAPPPRADPEGRERRGGDQRRRREGNGPESATGSAALPAGPCNGKGGEQAAEAEERWGGRGRYREQRGLTVPATAGPQQGAAAIRLQRSYSLRRDDNRVRRASGQGTRHSPWGPSGITAAPRPGTARTDPRTPGLQGDVQLQQGAMHRDTRTHAQRDACPASSTAAVRRLRCRCRSRAAWPAQAELCGQVWGSHSPGETCRGEQGWLHPDHPGEHLPMDVHSSAEPQPIVTPALWETG